One window of the Hoplias malabaricus isolate fHopMal1 chromosome Y, fHopMal1.hap1, whole genome shotgun sequence genome contains the following:
- the LOC136677623 gene encoding protein myomaker has product MGAFIAKMLLPTISSLVFLPAASVATKRGFHMEAMVYFFTMFFTSIYHACDGPGLSILCFMKYEILEYFSVYGTSISIWVTLLALGDFDEPKRSTLTMFGVLTSAVRIYQDRWGYGVYSGPIGTAVLMITVKWLQKMKEKKGLYPEKSVYTQQVGPGCCFGALALMLRFYFEEWDYAYVHSFYHLSLAVSFVLLLPKKNRYAGTGRNAAKLNCYTLCCCV; this is encoded by the exons ATGGGAGCATTTATTGCTAAGATGTTGCTGCCTACCATTAGCAGTTTGGTTTTTCTGCCAGCAGCCAGTGTGGCCACCAAAAGAGGCTTCCACATGGAGGCAATGGTCTACTTTTTTACCATGTTCTTCACATCG ATCTATCATGCATGTGATGGACCAGGTCTGTCTATTCTGTGCTTCATGAAGTATGAGATTTTGGAGTACTTCAGTGTGTATGGTACATCTATCTCCATATGGGTCACATTATTAG CACTAGGGGATTTTGACGAGCCCAAGCGCTCCACACTCACCATGTTTGGAGTGCTCACCTCTGCTGTGAGGATATACCAGGACCGCTGGGGCTACGGGGTCTACTCCGGCCCCATCGGCACAGCTGTGTTGATGATCACAGTCAAatgg ttacagaaaatgaaagaaaaaaagggcCTTTATCCAGAAAAAAGTGTGTACACACAACAAGTGGGACCTGGTTGCTGCTTTGGAGCCCTGGCTTTGATGCTTCGCTTCTATTTTGAG GAGTGGGACTATGCTTATGTGCACAGCTTTTACCACCTGTCCTTGGCTGTGTCCTTTGTACTGCTGCTACCCAAGAAGAATCGTTATGCAGGGACAGGGCGCAACGCCGCCAAACTCAACTGCTACACCCTCTGCTGCTGTGTATGA
- the LOC136679550 gene encoding tetratricopeptide repeat protein 16-like, protein MFLNDDKKSSVVNMSAQNLSKVDGYISGPKDTSVIQKIFGSSSIFLNPDLKQNRPDLKGELIIRNKANTHYEEGKEAMLQLKFEKAVICFSKAITLQPKQTQLYVERAEVYLQLCDFKSAALDYKHACYLKPQTMAYCHRLAFIYYLQGQCLSDQGMFLEALESFAKAAELKPKFKPYRMRSLSTLTALGYYSDCIRLVTNWLKTDTPSADLFILRARLHHQLNQKVLCYYDLKAALGLNPTCTDALSLLREMEEAAECAQQQAVSKAVEGELTDALGKISTAVEQNPEKAEYYLFRGILYRRLKDFIAAIEDLALAVELSDAGEKYPERGRPNDFKALEGDAQAQLVLTYNDFAVHCFSQGFYSEATVLLTKAIHEQRDESGLFINRGDCFFKQEEWHFALADYQQAEELDPQNRSVWFRLAIIHNKLGLQSFGSLKFQEAADKFSMAIKYNPRVAQYYGNRAKAHIKLHNMEEAKQDATSAFILDPTNDELVPLLLRLFPGCSLSDVISSATAQTLKAQLMEQTQTWKLEDSPASRLSDQLERIDFQHDTDGQSETASRSSSSLEDVETQVKSHVSVPDILSSKEQMIQAVKTVLQQRQSLYHTGPRLSPIRLAKMSEPALCDAKRHYSWRNFGGIGLNC, encoded by the exons ATGTTTCTCAATGATGATAAGAAATCCTCTGTGGTCAACATGAGCGCACAAAACCTTTCTAag gtggatggttaCATATCAGGACCAAAAGACACTTCTGttatacaaaaaatatttgGCTCCAGCAGCATTTTTTTGAATCCAGACTTAAAGCAAAACAGGCCAGATTTGAAGGGAGAACTTATAATAAGGAATAAAGCAAACACACA TTATGAAGAAGGCAAGGAGGCTATGTTGCAGTTAAAATTTGAGAAAGCTGTGATTTGTTTCTCCAAAGCCATAACACTGCAGCCAAAGCAg ACACAGCTTTATGTGGAGAGGGCAGAGGTGTATCTTCAGCTGTGTGACTTCAAGTCTGCAGCCCTAGACTACAAGCATGCTTGCTACCTGAAACCACAAACCATGGCCTATTGTCATCGCCTTGCATTCATATATTACTTGCAG GGGCAGTGCCTCAGTGACCAGGGGATGTTTCTGGAAGCCCTGGAGTCTTTTGCCAAAGCAGCTGAACTGAAGCCTAAATTTAAACCTTATCGCATGAGAAG CTTGTCCACTCTGACAGCACTCGGTTATTATTCTGACTGCATTCGGCTGGTGACTAACTGGCTAAAGACAGACACCCCATCAGCTGATCTCTTCATTCTCAGAGCGCGCTTGCATCACCAACTCAATCAG AAAGTGCTGTGCTACTATGACCTAAAGGCAGCTCTGGGGCTAAACCCGACCTGTACAGACGCACTGTCATTACTGAGGGAGATGGAGGAGGCAGCTGAGTGCGCTCAGCAGCAGGCTGTGTCTAAAGCAGTGGAGGGAGAACTCACTGATGCGTTGGGCAAGATCAGCACAGCTGTAGAGCAAAACCCTGAGAAAGCTGAGTATTACCTATTTAG AGGCATACTCTACCGCAGACTTAAAGATTTCATCGCTGCCATAGAGGACTTGGCACTTGCTGTTGAACTCAGTGATGCTGGTGAAAAATATCCTGAGAGAGGGAGGCCTAATGACTTCAAGGCTCTCGAAGGAGATGCACAAGCCCAACTAGTACTCACGTACAATGATTTTGCAGTTCACTGCTTCTCACAGGGCTTCTACAGCGAGGCCACCGTGCTTCTGACTAAGGCCatccatgagcagagagatgaAAGTGGGCTCTTTATCAACAGAGGAG ATTGTTTTTTTAAGCAAGAGGAATGGCATTTTGCCCTGGCTGACTACCAACAAGCTGAGGAGCTGGATCCCCAAAACAGAAGTGTTTGGTTTCGTTTGGCCATCATTCACAACAAACTGGGTCTGCAGAGTTTTGGCAGTTT GAAGTTCCAGGAGGCAGCAGACAAATTCTCCATGGCCATTAAGTATAATCCCAGAGTAGCTCAGTATTACGGAAATCGAGCTAAGGCTCACATCAAACTGCACAACATGGAGGAGGCCAAACAGGATGCAACCAGTGCTTTCATCTTAGATCCAACTAATGATGAG CTGGTTCCTCTGCTGCTGAGGCTGTTCCCAGGCTGCTCTTTGTCAGATGTCATATCCAGTGCCACTGCTCAAACACTCAAAGCTCAGTTGATGGAGCAGACCCAGACATGGAAACTTGAAGACTCTCCTGCGTCAAG GCTCAGTGACCAGCTTGAGAGAATTGACTTCCAGCATGACACAGACGGCCAGTCTGAAACAGCCTCTCGAAGCTCATCGAGCTTGGAGGATGTGGAAACGCAAGTAAAATCCCATGTATCTGTCCCAGACATTCTCAGCAGCAAAGAACAG ATGATCCAGGCAGTGAAGACAGTCCTTCAGCAGAGGCAGTCTCTGTATCATACAGGGCCTCGTCTTTCCCCAATTCGCCTTGCAAAAATGTCAGAGCCTGCCCTCTGTGATGCCAAGCGCCATTATTCCTGGAGAAACTTTGGAGGCATTGGCCTTAACTGCTAG